The following DNA comes from Lynx canadensis isolate LIC74 chromosome B1, mLynCan4.pri.v2, whole genome shotgun sequence.
AGCCGAAGGAACAAAGTCTCTGATAAGACTTGAGAACATCATGTCTAAACTGAGATTTGAAAGATGAGTAGCATCACCTAGAAAGAAAGGAGGGACCAGAACAGTGCTCCAGGCAGAGTGAAAGGTCCAGAGTCAAGAGAGAGCACGACACATTTGCTCAACTAAAAGAAGACCAGGGTGCCTAAATTTCAGACTGTGGGGAGTTGGTGTTCGGCAGGAGATGAACCTGGAGAAGTTACCAAGGTATGGATTATGAAAGGCCTTCTAATGGAACCTTTTAAAGAATTGTAGGCAGTGGAGCAAAACGATtagattttcactttattttattttatttaatgtttgtttatttttgagacagagagagagacagagcatgaacaggggagagtcagagagagagggagacacagaatcagaagcaggctccaggctccaagctgtcagcacagagcccgacacggggctcgaactcacggaccgtgagatcatgacctgagccgaagtcggacgcttaaccgactgagccacccaggtgcccctagattttcattttaaatagtcCTATCTTCAATGTGTAGAAGAACTGGAAGAAAGTCATCAGAGAAACACTAGTGAAAAAGCTAAAACAGTAATCTAGTAACAAAGCCTGATGTCATGCAGTTACAAGGGGGATGGGAAAAAGTAGATAAAGGCAAGAGAAATTTAGGAAGCGACACGCCGGGAGTAAGAGATCAAGGGAAGGCCGGGGAGGCTGTGTGAAGGAGAGACTTGGATGACACCTTCAACAATGGAGATGAAGAAGTTATGATTCGGCAATTTATTACCTAACTAGTTTCCTATATCCTGCCAGCATGCAAAAGGTGttacaaaaagatcaagaaaagTAGAATGGGAAACTATGCTAGGTTTAAATTCTTTGCCTCTGAGCAATAGCTTCACAAGATAAGTTCACTTGATTAAACCTTCAGTGTGTGCAAATACCATCACAATAAAAGTTAATGGAACAGTGGTAATAATGACAGCATTAGGAACAGTTATTAAGTACCACCAACCTAATACCAGAAAATCTGGCCTtgaaaagggggggggtggggataggAGGTGGGGAACGTtcctttaaattttcttacaAGACTAACAAAATAATCTGTGAATGGTCTGTCCTTGACTCAGCAGCATTCACTAACCAGTATTCAAgagagaaaattcattttatagtTGACTACAAAAATGGATGTCTACAGAAAAACTGCATAAATCCTAAATTTGCATATATGTGAAAAAACTGCCttgctgaatttttttattcagcaaatatagAAACTGATGGTAAAATACTCTTGGGGACCCATCTACCATTATTTCCCTGTTTTTCAAAGACCCTAAATAAAATGACAAGCATAAGTTATATACTTAATAgagatattaaattatatatcttCCTAATGATTTAAAGATTCTCTTAGAAATATCTAGTTTTAAGTCATTTTAATACTCACAATAAAACTGATGAAAGTGTTCCATTGTCGGTATACCAGGAACAAAGTTGTAGAGATGAAACTTCAAAGCTTCACTCTTTAGCAAGCTATAAGCCATCTCAGTAAGGTTGATTCCAACTATTGCATAAGAATACCTATGTCAGAAACATTACCAGTTATACCAGCTAGCCAAACAGctcataaaataactttaaaattatgcAAGAAATCAGTGAAAAGTTACTTTGATCCATTTCTAATACAGTATTGATTCTATAATAATCTCTacctattaagaaaaataaaccagaataGATAAaagatttctgttcttttagaGGCTGTTGACTTTCTGGATATAatctaagaaagtaaaaatgaagctttggatacaaaaatactgactcaaaggggcacatgcaccctgacgtttatagcagctttatcaacaaaagctaaattatggaaagagcccaagtgtccactgactgatgaatggataaagaagatgtggtgtgtatgtatgtacacacacacgcacacgcacgcacacacacatacgcacacacacacactatagaatactacttagccatcaaaaagaatgaaatcttgccatttgcaacaacgtggacagagctagagtatattatgctaaataaaacaagtcagtcaggaaaagaaaaataccatatgattacactcatgtggaatttaagaaacgaaacagatgaacatagggcaaggaaaaagagagagaagaaaaccataagagagtcttaactatagagaactgagggctgatggagggaggtaagtggggaatgggctaggtgagtgatgggtattaagaagggcacttgtgatgagcacaggatgctgtatgtaagtgatgagttactaaattctactcctgaaaccaatattacactatgttaactaactggaatttaaataaaaatctgaaaaaaaaatccaatatatatgtttgtgtgtgtgtatatatacacgcatatgtgtgcgtgtatgtatatacacacacatatatatgtaaagctataaatgaataaataaataaatatgaagctTTGGTCACACAAATACCAAAAaccaaaatccttaaaaaaattaaaaagagtactACATACACTCTCATTGACTTCTAACACACACTGGGTAACCTTACATTTTCTCCATTAtcagagtatttatttttataatgtaatattttaataacattttttcaaagatagGTCTCATTggaatataagaataaaataataatgacaaagcTAATAATAGGGCCTCATTTGCATTTCACTTCACAATTTTCaaagctatttttcattttcctatttctatttcAAAGCTATTTCCTATTCCTATTTTCAAATCTATTCCTCAAGAAACTTTCTTAAAGTTCcttacctccattttatagacaaactATATCTTGTGACAAAAATATACTGAATACAAAACTGATTTATGATccacttaacttttaaaataatgtatcatGCAATATCCTTTATAaagttcttattaaaaataatctcattttttaaaataccatgaaATACTTTCAAATTCAGATAATCTCATCAACACTGTAACATTCAAGAATTTATAGTTGCCTTGATCTATCCAGCTTACCCTAATTTTGGATGATTTGAACGGGAAAGAATCTGGTGAGCTTCACTGGTATAGTTTTCACTGAAATACCTTTAAGAAgtttaggaaaaataataaaatacatcatTCAAATTGAAGATATccaggagaaatttaaaaaactactgTTAAGACGATAATACTGCCACAATCATCCCAATCTCCATCTCAAATCATTTCAGGGACTCAGAAATGCTTCTGAGTCAAAATTTAATTCTGAGCTATCAGGCCTATCCTGTTAGTACAGGGCATGGGCCCTTGGCAAGGCTTTAAAGTACTTAAGCAAACAAATGATTTAACAAGAGGCGTTCTATCTATCTTTAAAACAGATCTAGAgttcttcttgtttgtttgttgtgactttaaattttctataaaatagtCCATGTGTGCCTGTTGGGACATCATCCTTTCACCTTGGCTTATTTCTTCTATTGCAGCTTAGGTCAGTATTGTGTAATGGTGTTTTCCGTGCAAACAGAAGAAGGTCAATAGCCTTTCTTCTGCACTAAAAATATCCTCCTTGGTCAGTGGTATAACTAAAATGCTGGCCATAAAACAGAAGTATTAGCAGGTACCACAGAGAAATATATAAAGCTATCTGTTTGTAGGCTCATACATCCTGTTGGCTTATAGTAATGAAACTTCTTTGAGTTCTTAAAGCTAGGGACTAGTCTTCTGTTCAACCTTCTGGATCACCTCATGACGCACTGGTactcatacacatatacatatatacttatatgagCATAAGAAGTAGAATAAAAAGTGGATTTCCAtggttcatttaaattttagaggGCATAATCATTGAGATTTTCATAAAGTACAGAAATTTCTAACCAAATTTTCCGATTTTCCTTCTATAGATTAATAATAtagatttccatttttctttactgGCTCTAACATTCAacccattaaaaaacaagagTTGTTAACTCAGAAGTCTGTGAATGAAGGATCATTCATGAATGAAGGCGTATCCATGAACCACCTTAAATTATGCATAATTTTTCTGAGTATACATTTTCTGGGGAGAGAATATACAaactttcatcagattctcaaagggaTCTATAATTCCCCAAAAAGGAAAAGTTCGGTTTTAGTGCAATGCTTTCCTTACAtactctcatttttcttctttatccctaGGTTGGCTCTAAGGATGCCTTTACTAaactatttatatttcattttcatacatGATACTAATATAATTCAgtattacattattatttcaataatcaAGTTACTCTTAAAATACTCAATCTGTAACACAGAACAGTAtttaatttccttgatgaacTTATAGTCAACCCCTATCTTAACAGCATCTAAGAAAAAGGAACATCTGTGCAATAAGGAAAACTATTCCTTACAATAATCTGCACTGaattccctccctccttcctatcctccttccctctcacctGCTTGCCTGCCCACCTTccatccttctccttccttcctaacttTTCTCCGTTCCTACATACAGTTTTGGCTTTAATTTGTATGTTCTTCTAGTCACCTACTTCTATTTGCTCCTCTATTCAGATTTCTTCTTGAATTCTTCAGTCTCTCTTGAATTCATTTTCTGTACAGTATCCTTTCTTCTTCTACACCTGCCTCAACATTCATTCAACCTAAGTCATTATTATCAAACTACCAGCTATATTTCAAAGCAACAAAATATCTCAAGAGATTAGATAAcgaaggcagagaaagataaaaaataaattacatgtgGACATTTGAACAGCTCGCCTGCTTGTTGACTATATTGCTACTTTGACCCCGAAGACTCATAGCTCCATACATAGAACAACAAACATAACTGTAGAGGAATCAGCTctgattttttctgttttcaaccaTCTCTAGCACATCATTGGCAATCAAATAACTATTAACATATGTGCGTCTTGGTCATTTTTCAAATTAGTAATATTAGCTCCACATAAAAGTGTCTGTAAATCATTTAAAGGTCTATTGGAATCCCTTACTACAGTCTTGAATCAAATCCTACCAACTTATTTCAATGTTAAGTTAAGTGCCCCCTGGCAAATGCTGAAAAATCTTGATTTCTTAGGAAAAGAGCAAGAAGCAATGTtactcataaaaagaaaagaaacatcagaAGAGTGTTCAGCTAACTGAGGTTCAAGTATCTGTGTAATTTACAAGTACCAAGAAAAAAGATGGTTTTTAAAGGTTAAGAACAAAGAATCCATGTGTTCtgaaaaacaatgaattttaaaatattttataattcttccaAGTGGAAACAAACTGCATTTATTCTACTTCAATTCCAACTGGAAGTTTGTTTATCGAAGTAGAAAACTGGCAATCtcattttttgtaattattatttttatattatgttacaTCTTTGGCAGTTGTACTTACAGGGAATCTTTATACTTATAAAATTTAGATATTacagaaaattaaatacttttgtaactggaaaaaaaactgGAGATATCAAAACCCTCCTGTGTCTGTTTTCCCCCAAAATAGCTTTATCCATACAAATCTAGTCATTTTTTCTCAATATTAACAATCGAGCACAGTTTTAGGAATAATTTTTTCACAGTGACAACCATCCAAACTTTGCTACTGGTTACATTTCCCATTCTAGGCACTTTATAGTCTATAAAACACAATTCGAGGAGAGACGCAAACACTAGAatcttttaatttgcatatccACTTCCATATTaatctttcagtttattttctagaATAGTTTTGCCATCAATTCTGACTTTAATCACATATTTTGGAATTTCATGTATGTGCCCAAGTGTAagtattaaaggagaaaaaaacaaaaagagagagttCATATAGGCTCTGAAAAGTCAGGGCTTTGGGTCACTTGTTACAGATGGTGAAGAATAAGTGTGAAGACACTTCATTTGTATCTTATCGAGTTGTATTTCCCAAAATGGAATTAGAGAATCAAGAGAGAAGAGGCaagaagataaaaagagtaagaaaagagtgtatataattagttaagaggTATCAGAAAGGAggccagggagagaaaggaagaagaaagatattAGTAAGCAAAGAAATCATACACACAGAAAATCTTCCCCATGTTTTCATATTGTTGCCAGCACATCAGTAAATACTTCTAGCAGTGTAGCTATTCAAATTCAGAGAAAGTGTGAAACAACTAGATCAATTATTAGAGTTAAATAATATTGGAGGTTCCATGTAATttcatttagagaagaaaaaaaagtttattttcacttACACGAGATTGATTAATCCAAGTATGCCCATGCCTCTGAAGTCTGTTTTGGGATCATCACCCTGGAAACCAATGTCAGCCCACTGCTTGGAGATTCTAGCCTTCAACTTTTTCGTGGGCATTAGAAGATTCCAAAGCTGTACAAACATGCTTCCATATTACAAATAATAGTGATGTTCTTAATTTACCAAGACATTTTTCTTCTCATAGCTAATATGAGTTAAGTCAAATGCTTTCAATGTTAAATAGCTTTTGTAGACAAATTATAGGTTCAACAAAAACTATACTTAAGAGAACATTACAATTATCCTAAAAAATGCAGCGTACTTACCCTAACTTAAAAGACTGATATAAAGAACAGTAGACTTTGAAAAAGTGTCAAGTAAACAGATATCCAAAACAGTGAAGTATCTTTATTTACTAAGTAATACATATATACCAGCATTGGTAAACTGCCTCCTTAAGAAAAACACTGTTAGGTACTTGGTCCTTGCTCCAAACACTAAAtacttaagtaggctccactctaATGGTGAGTGATTAGTCCCTAATcagaagggagacagggagggaatcATGAAGAAGTAAGACTGCTAGTATTTCAATCCATATgatcattattttataaattttcataattttaaaagaaaaatataatatggcTTGGTTTCAAGTAAATATGTTCCTTAAGACTGAGGGTTTAAGAACAGAAATCAAATATTAGCACCAAACTaaccaaagcaaaataaagttgaaaaaatttaatcCTTTTCTAAATTCAACACCACAAAAGTCATCAAAGAAACCAgacttataaaaattattaaaaagtttgTGAATATTTGCAGAACAGAAATAcctgcatttttttccatttcactaCCATTTCAGGCATTGTTGAGTAAAGGACTCCTAATGAAAGGAGTATCCTGTcacctaaaataaaatgtgaagactTGTGACTTTAAGACAGGGTCAAGACTCTGGCCCCGAAGTGAATCCAGGCATTACATTAGATTTTACCTGGTCTCTTCTCTTTTTACTAACATATTGGCATCTCTCCATGAGTTTGGCAAGGGGTTTGatgatgggtggctcagttggttaagtgtccaactcttggtttcggctcaggtcatggtctcccatttcgtgagtttgagccccacatcaggctctgtgctgacagtgcagagcctgcttaggattctctctctccctctctctctgcccctcccccacttactctctctgtccctctcaaaatgaataaacttaaaaaaattaaaaataaaataaagtaaaataaaatgcacaaatatcAAACTGCTGGGCTCCATCTCTGGTGATTCTGATTTCATAGGGCAAAAGTAGAACCTTCAATTCTAAATATTAAGACACTGGTTAACTTTAGTGAAGGTGGGCCTTAAACTACACTTACAGAAACATGTACCTACTTTACCCACAGAGACTGCTGAGTCTGTGCAATGGCTGGGTGGTTCACTGCCAGCAACTGGCTTTTTACCTTTAAAACCGGGTTTCATGATGAATCACTAAGATAAAAATTCCCTTGACTAAAATGCTTGGATTTATATCTTACCCCTTCTAAAGGGAAGGTATTACGTAAAAAGGGTCAGAAGTTAAGGGAATAATGATTAACAATGAGGATATAAACAGAGGGCAAGCCACAGTGAGTGCCCAGCACAATTCtaaaactttgtgtttttttgattttttttctataactttaaatatacaaattcaGTCTACACTAACAGCCCTTTGAGATACGTATTTTCATCATTCTCATTTGACaaaatcaagttttatttttaattttaaaattaagtgaagTATGTATTTATACTCTTTTTGAAAaacagggttgttttttttttaacttgtctcTTACTGTTACTTAGATACTACTAATGCCTCTTTCTACAGCATTTTTATGTATAACAAACTCCTAACTCCAAGTACAATGTGCTATTTTCTTTGActttaaccattaaaaataaaattggcccTAAAGCAAATTACTTTATCTTCTTTGGGCCTTAGAATCCTCATCCCTAAACCTAAAATGAAGATGCTAGACCAGATGATCTGGAAAGCTTATTCCGGGTATACTAATCTCTAATTTTGGCCTCTCACCAGCCTCACGTATTTATactttagaaataagaaataggaaaattcaaagtaaattttattacttcattaatttttaaatctgtggTGGCATTATTTGGCAATTCACATTCcataaatcctaaaatatttgaCATAATAATATGAAATGGGACATCCACGTTCACAATTTGAaagtaagctaaaaaaaaatgcctaactTAAATGAGCGATTTATACAAAAAGTAGAGGGAACATCTGAAGCTTATGGACTCATACTTATCAGTTAAAAAGATATCTCTCTTAAtaagtttatcttttatttcagaattaaaaacattaaaatttatgtgaatatattttaaagaggcttatcagaatattataaaaatagttaacTCAAAATCTTTTGCCAACAAAAGGGGCAAAGAAATTGGATGACTGTGTAAGCCTCTAGAATTTGCACACAGACCTTACTAGCTCAAGcccaatttatttttccagtgtCCAATAACtccaaatactgaaaacaaaattttacctTGAGAAGCAGCTTTTCATGTTGGAGGTTATCAGAATCATATGGCCTTTTCCTCACACTCTCTACATCCAAATAGAGCTGTTTATAACCGGATATCTGCAGTAAGCATGCCTTCATGcagattttaaaactgaaaacgataaaattaatatttttaaaaatcacatcttCTTATCACAATAATGTCTTCCATAGCTTGTGGTTCGTATGTCTATTTAGAAAGCATCTCCTCAATTCCTCATCTAGTGAAGTGAAATGGTTGAAATGGATGATCTCTACAAATCCTTCAGCTCCAATATTTTATAACTGTGCATGTGATCTCCACACCTCACCATACAAGTGTATAATAAAAGAGAATACTGTAAAGACAGCATACCTGGCATCCTTCTCAGGGTtaatattcttttccttcattatatCTTCTACACATTTGTCTACTTCACTCTGAACAACAAGTGTTGCTTTCTGCAAAACCTGTTTATGTGAAAGAAAGCTGAATGAGGAAAATCCCTTATAGTTGAAACACAACAGTAAGTTTTGGGGGCATTTAGTCTTTacaatgcatatattaaaatgcaaaataaaccaAATTTGCTTCACTACAGCTAAaatcatacatacacacatacaaacaaatataaaagagaagcagcatgatgtatcagataaaggcttCTTCAACTTGAATCAATAGGTTCTCAACTGGTAAGTTCTTAGCAAATGAGCTACCACCACAGTGGGTGCATGAAGCAGAtatataagttttttaaattacataacaAAAACATGTgtacaaaaattttaatgcagaagttaagaaaaacttggggcatctgggtggatcagtcggttaagcttctgacttcggctcaggtcatgatctcacagcttgtgagttcgagccccacagtgggctctgtgctgacagctaagagtctggagcctgctttggattctgtctccctctctctgctcctcccctactcgtcctctgtctctctctcaaaaataaataaataaataaataaaaagttaaaaaacttgAATGCAGAAGAGCAGAAAGAACTCAAAATATTCTTGCAATTACTGACCCCCCAGACATAGCCCATGGTAACAGATATCCTCAgtcttttttctatgcatataaagCAGATTTCTTACATAATATGTCCTATAAATGTCCACTGGATCCTTCTTTCAACAATCAAACAAGTTCAGGTCTTTCTTACCcttaaaaagtttctttaacTCTTATCCCTCTGTAAACTACCATCAAAATCCTCTCTGGTATCCCTTATAACTCCAGGCAAAATATTCTCATCATACCTGGAGTTACACCTCTGCATATCCTGGGCCTTTcttctggaatgctctttcccaaTCAATAACATATCAATACTTCCCATTTTTAAGTTAGCTCACATACCAGGTCAAAGAAGCCTTCACTGATTCTATTCAAGTGGAATTAACCTCTCCTCTCTTTGAATCCCCATAATAATTTATCTATAACCTTTCTATGATATATTCTACTTTctatattatagttatttttatatattaagtaGAAAATTCTTTGAGGACAGAGATTGTATCTAGTTCATCTTTTCATATCCTGCATGTAAAAGATAAGTGACAAATAATTGTTAAATGGAGATATTTAACAGATAAAAACCTGTGGGAAGGCAACTGTTTCAGTAAAAGATAAGTACAGCAATGCATACTATTatttaaaagcaagaaaagggaagaaaaagaagactccccaaagtaaattaaaaaatgagaaggaaaatgatcaaaGACTGACAGTAAAGGTACACATATGGTCAACAAGATCTAGTTGGTCAAATGCTGAGGTAATATACCTACAGGAAAtatcttaaaacttaaaacttaagcTTAAAACTCAGGACTAATGAAAGGGCTACCTTTACCATGGATAGAAACCTTTTGCCTCCTAAAACATGACAAACCTAATCAAATATCACCTCCTTTTGTGAAGCCTTCCTTGGCCCTGGAGTTAGCTACTTCCCTTTATCATACCTCAGTGACAGAGCACTGACTACAccatatttgtttacttttattttatatatttgccaAC
Coding sequences within:
- the ELMOD2 gene encoding ELMO domain-containing protein 2 isoform X1, translating into MFISLWEFFYGHFFRFWMKWLLRQMTGKCELQRIFDTYVGAQRTHRIENSLTYSKNKVLQKATLVVQSEVDKCVEDIMKEKNINPEKDASFKICMKACLLQISGYKQLYLDVESVRKRPYDSDNLQHEKLLLKLWNLLMPTKKLKARISKQWADIGFQGDDPKTDFRGMGILGLINLVYFSENYTSEAHQILSRSNHPKLGYSYAIVGINLTEMAYSLLKSEALKFHLYNFVPGIPTMEHFHQFYCYLVYEFDKFWFEEKPESIMYFNMYREKFHEKIKGLLLDCNVSLTLKI
- the ELMOD2 gene encoding ELMO domain-containing protein 2 isoform X2 produces the protein MDKKVLQKATLVVQSEVDKCVEDIMKEKNINPEKDASFKICMKACLLQISGYKQLYLDVESVRKRPYDSDNLQHEKLLLKLWNLLMPTKKLKARISKQWADIGFQGDDPKTDFRGMGILGLINLVYFSENYTSEAHQILSRSNHPKLGYSYAIVGINLTEMAYSLLKSEALKFHLYNFVPGIPTMEHFHQFYCYLVYEFDKFWFEEKPESIMYFNMYREKFHEKIKGLLLDCNVSLTLKI